From a region of the Hymenobacter sp. GOD-10R genome:
- a CDS encoding NPCBM/NEW2 domain-containing protein, whose product MLLTAVLAWLCLATPLIGWAWGATAVGLPNAEWETLGGPTYTGWQGLQVKKGEASLQLPGSASFQYPVGPKGWYTQGFRTEHDGTHDWRSFYGLEAEVWVPKGRTLELQATLLTPPAPLRQNYLPETHANLAINGGKGGWQHIILPWSTLDVPDRQVAMLKFAQRLRLTGKFTDNSPTTASIRLKNVRLILAPVVALRALVLGQAVQAGQKASYQVTLTNCTNQPQDITLRFARTGFEVMTPTVTPAQVQLAPGASAACVLSVMVPREGVPAGGHEQQCLRAVTSSGLGLPELTFVTARDVPRPSILHDAARWAAVRAKVQQYAWAKTEQEHYVKLADEWQVPNASLPPDNYSAAEKHTFVFPEQNFIQFLPATAYAWQLTREKKYAEKVALFLRRLADEKTGYPSTFAGTDKGGPQEGDNFQKVATAYDAILDADVLTATDRQAIDRTLRLFMETFEPELTVGNMGNWCTAQATACLMSALAMGDLAAAERYIHGPSGFTDYLSKGVMDDGWWWEVSTGYNLWVAYELTQAALACQPWGIDLVHLEVPADYSPYAMVMPWGLNPPYGVSFEKWGPQRRNTRSLKHFWDAIPPVADYRGVAFGMNDGHEEKVGGYRLELAYYVYHDPAYAAIIKLGGQRDLLYGVPELPAETPALYGRSAYAENIGYALLRSQTPNRTPREQIQAVLKIGTQGGFHGHFDRVSLDNLTRYGRSFWNPETIWWGYPNFMYKFYVQASVNHNMVVVDQQQQEAVPSRQLLFHAGKMMQVAAQETNARWSQEPYLGMRYFPGDSAADQMRKNRQSLPLVMDRAYGKLGPHTEPILQRRLAIVTDDYVVLADYLKGTQPHTFDNLLQMRSLQSLTAANKKFLRHDAQYSTDPHSAAQVITDVDWYTATAPAVARFKFDYGLEADNSGTREMLNETGPLKMDVHSLWPRQQELMVAMPPETHDNQQWVNYQVLGDGKTLASGESGIWILGQQEIDVSVKGLQELTLQVRTDGGKKKTLFWANARLIMADGREQPLTDLGKAQNVDVPVVANQDYYGGPIKVAGVRPTSALPTQPQDAKAPAIIRVPLAGQNAVRFKATLGGDFPFGDETPRRKVYASRSRGTEARFLTVLEPYENKAVVKCAEALSADKLRVTLTDGRAQEITIGNLAGDGQTVQVAITESKNGRVLRSETTAP is encoded by the coding sequence TTGTTGCTAACTGCGGTACTCGCCTGGCTATGTCTCGCTACGCCCTTAATAGGGTGGGCGTGGGGAGCCACGGCAGTCGGCCTGCCTAATGCGGAGTGGGAAACGCTGGGCGGGCCGACGTACACCGGGTGGCAGGGGCTGCAGGTGAAAAAAGGGGAGGCTAGCTTACAGCTACCCGGTAGCGCTTCGTTTCAATACCCGGTTGGGCCGAAAGGCTGGTACACCCAAGGTTTTCGCACTGAGCACGACGGCACCCACGACTGGCGCAGCTTCTATGGTTTGGAAGCGGAGGTGTGGGTGCCGAAGGGCCGCACGTTAGAGCTACAAGCTACCTTGTTGACGCCACCCGCCCCGCTACGACAAAACTATTTACCCGAGACGCACGCCAACCTAGCTATAAACGGCGGCAAAGGCGGCTGGCAGCATATCATCTTGCCTTGGTCGACGCTGGATGTACCTGACCGCCAGGTGGCCATGCTCAAGTTTGCCCAACGCCTGCGCCTCACCGGCAAATTCACCGATAATAGCCCAACGACGGCAAGCATTCGGCTGAAAAATGTGCGCTTGATCTTAGCGCCGGTAGTGGCATTGCGAGCCCTTGTGCTCGGTCAGGCAGTTCAGGCCGGCCAAAAGGCTAGCTATCAGGTCACCCTCACCAATTGCACCAACCAGCCGCAGGACATCACGCTGCGTTTTGCTCGCACGGGTTTCGAAGTAATGACGCCGACGGTAACGCCCGCGCAGGTGCAGTTGGCGCCGGGCGCGTCGGCAGCTTGCGTGCTGTCAGTAATGGTTCCGCGGGAAGGTGTACCGGCCGGTGGGCACGAGCAGCAATGTCTGCGAGCCGTAACGAGCAGCGGCCTAGGTCTGCCAGAGCTTACTTTCGTTACGGCGCGGGACGTGCCGCGCCCAAGCATCCTGCACGATGCTGCTCGGTGGGCCGCAGTACGGGCGAAAGTGCAGCAGTACGCTTGGGCCAAAACCGAGCAGGAACACTACGTGAAGCTAGCCGACGAGTGGCAGGTGCCCAACGCTAGCTTGCCGCCCGATAACTACTCGGCCGCCGAGAAGCACACGTTTGTCTTTCCCGAGCAAAACTTTATTCAGTTTCTGCCCGCCACAGCCTACGCTTGGCAACTCACCCGCGAGAAGAAGTACGCCGAAAAAGTAGCGCTATTCCTGCGCCGTTTGGCCGACGAGAAAACGGGCTACCCCAGCACCTTCGCCGGCACCGACAAAGGCGGCCCGCAGGAGGGCGACAACTTCCAGAAAGTAGCCACTGCCTACGACGCCATCCTCGATGCCGACGTGCTAACGGCCACCGACCGGCAGGCCATCGACCGCACGCTGCGCCTGTTCATGGAAACCTTCGAGCCGGAGCTGACCGTCGGCAACATGGGCAACTGGTGCACGGCCCAGGCTACCGCCTGCCTCATGAGTGCCCTGGCGATGGGCGACCTAGCTGCCGCTGAACGCTACATTCACGGCCCGTCTGGCTTCACCGACTACCTGAGCAAGGGCGTGATGGACGACGGCTGGTGGTGGGAGGTAAGCACCGGCTATAACCTCTGGGTGGCCTACGAACTAACCCAAGCAGCATTAGCCTGCCAGCCCTGGGGCATCGACCTGGTGCACCTGGAGGTGCCCGCCGACTACTCGCCCTACGCTATGGTAATGCCCTGGGGCCTGAACCCACCGTACGGCGTGTCGTTCGAAAAGTGGGGGCCGCAGCGGCGCAATACCCGTTCCCTGAAGCACTTTTGGGACGCCATTCCGCCCGTGGCCGACTACCGAGGCGTGGCCTTCGGGATGAACGACGGGCACGAGGAAAAGGTCGGTGGCTACCGCCTGGAGCTAGCTTATTACGTGTACCACGACCCGGCTTATGCCGCTATCATCAAGCTAGGGGGGCAGCGCGACCTGCTCTACGGCGTGCCCGAGCTGCCGGCCGAAACGCCCGCGCTATACGGCCGCTCGGCTTACGCCGAAAACATCGGCTACGCGCTGCTCCGCTCCCAAACGCCTAACCGGACACCGCGCGAGCAGATTCAGGCCGTGCTCAAGATCGGTACCCAAGGCGGTTTCCACGGCCACTTCGACCGAGTGTCGCTCGACAACCTGACGCGCTACGGGCGCAGCTTCTGGAACCCCGAAACGATCTGGTGGGGCTACCCCAATTTCATGTACAAGTTCTACGTGCAGGCTTCGGTGAACCACAACATGGTGGTAGTTGACCAGCAGCAGCAGGAAGCGGTGCCCTCCCGGCAACTGCTATTCCACGCCGGCAAGATGATGCAGGTGGCCGCGCAAGAAACGAACGCCCGGTGGTCGCAGGAGCCCTACCTAGGTATGCGTTATTTCCCAGGTGATTCGGCTGCCGACCAGATGCGCAAAAATCGCCAGAGCCTGCCGCTCGTCATGGACCGCGCCTACGGCAAGCTAGGTCCTCATACCGAGCCCATCTTGCAGCGCCGACTTGCCATTGTAACGGATGATTACGTGGTTTTGGCCGATTACCTGAAAGGCACGCAGCCGCACACCTTCGACAATTTGCTGCAAATGCGTAGCCTGCAAAGTCTTACCGCCGCAAACAAGAAGTTTTTGCGCCACGATGCCCAATACAGCACCGATCCGCACAGCGCCGCCCAGGTCATCACGGATGTCGATTGGTACACAGCCACCGCGCCAGCTGTGGCTAGGTTTAAGTTCGACTATGGCCTTGAAGCCGATAACAGCGGCACGCGCGAGATGCTCAACGAGACTGGTCCTCTTAAAATGGATGTGCACTCGCTTTGGCCGCGGCAGCAGGAGTTGATGGTCGCCATGCCGCCCGAAACTCACGACAACCAGCAGTGGGTCAACTACCAAGTACTCGGCGACGGCAAAACGCTGGCGAGTGGCGAAAGCGGCATCTGGATTCTGGGCCAGCAGGAAATTGATGTTTCCGTGAAGGGTCTTCAGGAGCTAACCTTGCAAGTTCGCACCGATGGCGGCAAGAAGAAAACACTGTTCTGGGCCAATGCCCGCCTGATCATGGCTGATGGGCGAGAGCAGCCTTTAACCGACCTAGGTAAAGCGCAAAATGTAGATGTGCCGGTCGTGGCCAATCAGGACTACTACGGTGGCCCCATCAAGGTGGCGGGGGTGCGGCCAACCAGCGCCCTGCCCACTCAACCTCAAGATGCGAAAGCGCCGGCTATCATCCGGGTGCCGCTGGCTGGCCAGAACGCCGTGCGCTTCAAAGCCACGCTCGGCGGCGATTTTCCCTTCGGCGACGAAACCCCACGCCGCAAGGTGTACGCCAGCCGCAGCCGGGGCACCGAAGCCCGCTTCCTGACGGTGCTGGAGCCCTACGAAAACAAAGCCGTAGTGAAGTGCGCCGAGGCGCTCAGCGCCGACAAGCTGCGGGTGACGCTCACTGATGGCCGGGCCCAGGAAATCACTATTGGCAACCTAGCCGGCGACGGCCAAACCGTGCAGGTAGCCATCACCGAAAGCAAAAATGGGCGGGTACTGCGCTCCGAAACCACAGCTCCTTAG
- a CDS encoding glycoside hydrolase family 88 protein, with amino-acid sequence MKPAQGTSAAATPSFRVEEQLAYCAAQARKTVAQTADYTKLPRRISAGKNQWEYVDREDWTSGFWPGTLWYLYQQQPTGFWKEKAEGFTQNLAPVLDHQTVDHDLGFMFYSSYGNGYRLTKDPAYKQVLLRAADSLATLFNPRVGTILSWPRMVKQMGWPHNTIMDNMINLELLFWASKNGGRKELYDMAVSHARVTSQHHFRPDGTSYHVAVYDDKTGQFLKGVTHQGYADNSMWARGQAWAIYGFTMCYRESREPEFLDRARKSADVFIRRLPEDQVPYWDFDAPDIPQAPRDASAAAIVASALLELSTLVPDQSAAQGYRRQAEKMLATLSSAQYQARNQSPAFLLHSTGHKPNGTEIDASLNYADYYYLEALLRLQKLQQGKPL; translated from the coding sequence ATGAAGCCAGCGCAGGGCACATCCGCAGCTGCTACGCCGAGCTTCAGGGTGGAAGAGCAGCTAGCTTACTGCGCCGCGCAAGCCCGCAAAACAGTAGCGCAAACGGCCGATTACACGAAGCTGCCGCGCCGCATCAGCGCCGGCAAAAACCAGTGGGAGTACGTGGACCGCGAAGACTGGACCAGCGGCTTCTGGCCCGGCACGCTTTGGTATCTCTACCAGCAGCAGCCTACTGGTTTCTGGAAGGAAAAAGCAGAAGGATTCACCCAGAACCTAGCTCCCGTGCTCGACCACCAGACTGTGGACCATGACCTAGGGTTCATGTTCTATAGCAGTTACGGCAACGGCTACCGCCTCACGAAAGACCCCGCCTACAAACAAGTATTGCTGCGCGCCGCCGACTCGCTGGCTACGCTTTTCAACCCTAGGGTGGGCACCATCTTGTCGTGGCCGCGCATGGTGAAACAGATGGGATGGCCGCACAACACCATCATGGACAACATGATCAACCTGGAACTGCTGTTCTGGGCTAGTAAGAATGGCGGCCGTAAGGAGCTCTACGACATGGCCGTGAGCCATGCCCGCGTGACGAGTCAGCACCACTTTCGCCCCGATGGCACGAGCTACCACGTGGCCGTGTACGACGATAAAACCGGTCAGTTTCTGAAGGGCGTGACTCACCAGGGCTACGCCGATAACTCGATGTGGGCGCGCGGGCAGGCCTGGGCCATTTACGGCTTCACCATGTGCTACCGCGAGAGCCGCGAGCCGGAGTTCCTGGACCGGGCGCGCAAATCGGCGGATGTGTTCATCCGGCGCCTGCCCGAAGACCAGGTACCGTACTGGGACTTCGACGCTCCTGATATACCCCAAGCTCCGCGTGATGCCTCCGCGGCTGCCATTGTCGCCTCGGCGTTGCTGGAGCTCTCGACGCTAGTGCCCGACCAAAGCGCGGCTCAGGGCTATCGTCGGCAGGCAGAGAAGATGCTCGCTACGCTTTCCTCGGCCCAGTATCAGGCCCGCAACCAGAGCCCGGCTTTTCTGCTGCACTCGACCGGGCACAAGCCCAACGGCACCGAAATCGATGCCAGCCTCAACTACGCCGACTACTACTACCTGGAAGCGTTGCTGCGCCTGCAGAAGTTGCAGCAGGGTAAGCCTTTATAA
- a CDS encoding alginate lyase family protein, protein MFILSAVSGIGAQGFVHPGLLHSQEDLDRMKRAIAAKQEPIYAGYEVFRQNPASQATYAMQGPLAMVGRNPTVGSAAYDADANAAHQNALMWCLTGDHAYADKAIALVNAWSGTLTSITGRDAVLMAGLGPFKMVQAAELLRYSKAGWAEADIQKTERHFREVIYPVLREYAPFANGNWDAAATKTVMAIGIFCNDRSMFEDALHYYVNGWGDGRLTHYIINETGQGQESGRDQAHAQLGIGMLAECSEMAWHQGLDLYGYADNRLLKGFEYAAKYNLGHDDMPFVTTLDRTGKYFHQKISTQARGQLRPLYEQVYNHYVHRRGLAAPFTQQAAEKLRPEGPGKPGADHPGYGTLFYTRSAEKASLATTKPTAPGALVAQGQSTGVVLTWVAAVGATSYTVKRATKPGGPYAVVAQRLATPSYTDKATKPGALYYYTVAASNASGESPNAYEVGSSAGLPAQWKQQDVGPVKVAGSTFYDGKQFRLEGAGSRIDSTSDQFQFAYMLLKGDGIITARFVPQVSSQFSQLGLMMREGLTTDAPHASLLLAPQKTGEIEMPSWTISLVTREAKGGPTVVRHRSEPLAEPAVTFGRLVGYYWLRLERKGNTVTGTISPDGRTWTPVGSISTTLKKDMYVGLPACSRLTTVSTTVRLDNVSVTGWKPSL, encoded by the coding sequence GTGTTTATACTAAGCGCTGTTTCTGGTATAGGGGCCCAAGGCTTTGTGCATCCGGGTTTGCTACACAGCCAAGAGGACCTCGACCGCATGAAGCGGGCCATTGCCGCCAAGCAGGAACCCATCTACGCGGGCTACGAGGTGTTTCGGCAAAATCCTGCCTCCCAGGCCACGTACGCCATGCAAGGGCCGCTGGCCATGGTCGGTCGCAATCCGACTGTGGGCTCGGCCGCCTACGACGCCGACGCCAATGCCGCCCATCAAAACGCGCTGATGTGGTGCCTGACCGGCGACCATGCTTACGCCGACAAAGCCATAGCGCTGGTGAATGCGTGGTCGGGTACGCTCACCAGCATCACCGGGCGCGACGCGGTGCTTATGGCGGGGCTAGGTCCTTTTAAGATGGTGCAGGCCGCGGAACTGCTGCGCTATTCCAAGGCAGGCTGGGCAGAAGCCGACATCCAGAAAACCGAGCGACACTTCAGGGAGGTCATTTATCCGGTGCTGCGGGAATACGCGCCTTTTGCGAACGGCAACTGGGACGCAGCGGCCACAAAAACGGTGATGGCCATCGGCATTTTCTGCAACGACCGCTCTATGTTCGAAGATGCGCTGCACTACTACGTGAACGGCTGGGGCGACGGGCGCCTGACGCATTACATCATCAACGAAACCGGCCAGGGGCAGGAGAGTGGCCGCGACCAAGCGCACGCTCAACTCGGCATCGGCATGCTAGCCGAATGCAGCGAAATGGCTTGGCACCAAGGGCTTGACCTCTACGGCTACGCCGACAACCGCCTCCTTAAAGGCTTTGAGTATGCGGCCAAGTACAACCTAGGCCACGACGATATGCCCTTCGTAACCACGCTCGACCGCACGGGCAAGTACTTCCACCAGAAGATTTCCACGCAGGCCCGCGGTCAGCTCCGGCCCTTGTACGAGCAGGTGTACAACCACTACGTGCACCGTCGTGGCCTCGCGGCGCCCTTCACCCAGCAAGCCGCCGAGAAGCTACGCCCCGAGGGACCCGGCAAACCCGGCGCTGATCACCCCGGCTACGGCACGCTCTTTTACACCCGCTCCGCCGAAAAAGCTAGCCTAGCCACAACCAAACCCACTGCTCCCGGCGCGCTGGTAGCACAAGGGCAGTCTACGGGCGTGGTGCTGACCTGGGTGGCTGCCGTGGGTGCCACCAGCTACACCGTGAAGCGTGCTACGAAACCCGGCGGACCTTATGCGGTAGTCGCGCAGCGCCTCGCCACACCTAGCTATACAGATAAAGCTACCAAGCCCGGTGCGCTCTACTATTACACCGTTGCGGCGAGCAATGCATCGGGCGAGAGCCCCAATGCTTATGAAGTCGGCAGCAGCGCCGGCTTGCCCGCACAGTGGAAACAGCAGGATGTTGGACCGGTAAAAGTGGCCGGCTCCACCTTCTACGACGGCAAGCAGTTTCGGCTGGAAGGTGCCGGCAGCCGCATCGATAGCACCAGCGACCAGTTTCAGTTTGCCTACATGCTGCTGAAAGGGGATGGGATTATTACGGCCCGGTTTGTCCCGCAGGTCAGCTCCCAATTTTCGCAGCTCGGCCTGATGATGCGCGAAGGGCTGACCACCGATGCGCCGCACGCCTCGTTGCTGCTAGCCCCGCAGAAAACTGGCGAGATTGAAATGCCGAGCTGGACCATCAGCCTCGTCACGCGGGAGGCGAAGGGTGGCCCGACAGTGGTGCGCCACCGCAGCGAACCACTGGCCGAACCGGCCGTGACGTTCGGCCGCCTAGTGGGCTACTATTGGTTGCGCCTCGAACGCAAGGGCAACACTGTCACCGGCACCATCTCGCCCGATGGCAGAACCTGGACACCTGTTGGGAGCATCAGTACCACCCTCAAGAAAGACATGTACGTGGGCCTGCCTGCTTGTTCGCGCCTGACGACGGTGAGCACGACAGTGCGCCTAGATAACGTGTCGGTAACGGGCTGGAAACCTAGCTTATAA
- a CDS encoding beta-L-arabinofuranosidase domain-containing protein, whose protein sequence is MQVGKLSLGLVLGLATSTAHAQYPGQTKEQTAVAVKAPIQAYSFNLQDVRVLSSPFKDNMDREGKWLLSLPTDRLLHSFRVNAGLLTDKKTSPTKMPKPLGGWEALDMELRGHSIGHILSGLAFQYASTGNEAFKAKDDSLVAGLAQVQQALNEAGYLSAFPQNYIDRNIAGTSVWAPWYTLHKIFAGLTDVYWQTGNQQALEVEKGMAAWAYQKLSPLSQEQLAKMLRNEFGGMNDAFYNLYAITGDPQHLKLAEMFYHKAVLEPLEQGQDKLNTLHANTVIPKLVGEARSYELTGDPKAQKAATFFWDDVVQHHTYAHGGNSDKEHFFEPNKISEHLTGNTGETCNTYNMLKLTRHLFTWDPEAKYADYYEQALYNHILGQQDPKTGMVSYFSPMLPGAYRLYSTPDQSFWCCVGSGFESHSKYGEAIYYHGDKDLYVNLFIPSELNWQERGVKVVQHTKYPEEETTRLTIETKKLVDMPLHLRYPSWAKNGVTLKVNGKAVAVRQQPGSYITLDRKWKNGDKVELTLPMSLRVVTTPDNPNKAAFAYGPIILAGEMGTEGMNGTAPYHDPADPYQYYGYDFHVPTGLVHTLSTKSGTVTDWLKPVPGQPLTFKTTAETDAGSITLVPYYKAHRERYVVYWDLQ, encoded by the coding sequence ATGCAAGTAGGTAAGCTTTCTCTAGGGCTGGTGCTAGGCTTAGCTACCAGCACAGCGCATGCCCAATACCCCGGCCAAACCAAGGAACAGACGGCGGTGGCGGTGAAAGCTCCTATTCAGGCCTACAGCTTCAACTTGCAGGATGTGCGGGTGCTCAGCAGCCCCTTCAAAGACAACATGGATCGGGAAGGGAAGTGGCTGCTCTCGCTGCCTACGGACCGCCTGCTGCATAGCTTCCGGGTAAATGCGGGCTTGTTGACGGACAAGAAAACTAGCCCCACCAAGATGCCTAAACCTCTTGGTGGGTGGGAAGCGCTAGACATGGAATTGCGCGGCCACAGCATAGGCCACATCCTGTCTGGGCTAGCTTTTCAGTATGCTTCCACAGGTAATGAGGCTTTTAAGGCCAAGGATGACAGCTTAGTTGCCGGGCTAGCGCAAGTGCAGCAAGCGCTGAACGAAGCAGGTTACCTGAGTGCTTTCCCCCAGAACTACATTGACCGCAACATCGCCGGCACCAGCGTGTGGGCGCCGTGGTACACGCTGCACAAGATATTCGCGGGTCTGACAGATGTCTACTGGCAGACCGGCAACCAGCAGGCCTTGGAGGTGGAAAAAGGTATGGCAGCTTGGGCCTATCAGAAGCTCTCACCTCTGAGCCAAGAGCAACTAGCCAAGATGCTGCGCAACGAGTTCGGGGGCATGAACGATGCCTTCTACAACCTCTACGCCATCACCGGTGATCCGCAGCACTTGAAGCTAGCGGAAATGTTCTACCATAAGGCGGTGCTCGAACCCCTGGAGCAAGGGCAGGACAAGCTCAATACTCTGCACGCCAACACGGTGATTCCGAAGCTAGTCGGAGAGGCTAGGTCCTATGAACTAACCGGCGACCCGAAAGCCCAGAAGGCCGCGACGTTTTTTTGGGATGACGTGGTGCAGCATCACACCTACGCGCACGGCGGCAACAGCGACAAGGAGCACTTCTTCGAGCCCAACAAGATTTCGGAACACCTCACCGGCAACACCGGCGAGACGTGTAACACCTACAACATGCTCAAGCTGACGCGGCACCTGTTCACCTGGGACCCCGAGGCCAAGTACGCCGACTACTATGAGCAGGCGCTTTACAACCACATCCTAGGCCAGCAGGACCCCAAAACCGGCATGGTGTCGTACTTCTCGCCCATGCTGCCCGGCGCCTACCGACTCTACAGCACCCCCGACCAATCGTTCTGGTGCTGTGTGGGCTCGGGCTTCGAAAGCCACTCCAAGTACGGCGAGGCCATCTACTACCACGGCGACAAAGATCTATACGTCAACCTGTTTATTCCATCCGAGCTGAATTGGCAGGAGAGAGGTGTGAAGGTGGTGCAGCATACCAAGTACCCGGAGGAGGAAACCACGCGGTTGACCATCGAAACTAAAAAGTTGGTGGATATGCCATTGCACCTACGCTATCCATCGTGGGCCAAGAATGGCGTGACGCTGAAAGTAAATGGCAAGGCCGTAGCAGTCAGGCAGCAGCCGGGCAGCTATATCACCCTGGACCGCAAGTGGAAAAACGGCGACAAAGTCGAGTTGACCTTACCAATGAGCCTGCGCGTCGTCACCACGCCCGACAACCCAAACAAAGCCGCTTTTGCCTACGGTCCGATCATCCTGGCTGGCGAAATGGGTACCGAAGGCATGAACGGCACCGCGCCCTATCACGACCCCGCAGACCCTTACCAATACTACGGCTATGACTTCCACGTGCCCACCGGCCTCGTGCATACGCTGAGCACCAAAAGTGGCACTGTGACTGACTGGCTCAAGCCCGTACCCGGCCAGCCGCTCACCTTCAAAACTACTGCCGAAACAGATGCAGGTAGCATCACACTGGTGCCCTATTACAAAGCTCATCGGGAACGGTACGTAGTGTACTGGGATCTGCAGTAG
- a CDS encoding glycoside hydrolase family 97 protein, translating to MKIHFYIVCLLLGASLATQAQGKQAYSASSPDGKTWAEFVVDAQGRLTYRVNYDGRAIVSSSALGFDLDGRQVGTNTTVQNATRRTVNETFAWPLGENDHIQNQYQELDLALKSAGVMLHLLAHVYDGSLAFRYVLPAQAGLSKAVMRKESTEFNLTDLYSIYQYHHESVFTPTRVDSLTTTCDFPATLVSDKAYLSIGEAANDNFTKAELQRGKAPRSLAVAFARDTAVQVALPFQTPWRTISVARTAIGLHQFSELNLKLNPAPAGGVPSGLMPGKVMRAQLNTQSGLDCINLAARLNFRYILFDAGWYGPERALTSDPTVVIPAIDLPKVIQYGKEKGIGVLLYVNYIGLQNYLDTILPLYKQWGVAGLKFGFVDGFSQKGVTWLAGAIKKVNAAGLILNIHDNYKPTGLSRTYPALFTQEGIRGDENSPDAFHTTTLPFTRFLAGPADFTYCYPNAKNSYSKNLKVSMAQQLALTVVYFSPLQAIFWYGRPNEYTNDAEIEFFKYVPTVWNESHYLAGEIGQNISVARRHGQTWFVGNVAGMQPWQSSIKLDFLLKGAHYTATVYEEDGQGSIAKRTLDVQKGDAFAFNLPAKSGQALILEAKKNP from the coding sequence ATGAAAATTCATTTTTATATCGTGTGTTTGCTGCTGGGAGCTAGCCTAGCTACGCAGGCGCAAGGCAAGCAAGCCTATTCTGCTTCGTCGCCCGATGGGAAGACGTGGGCGGAGTTTGTGGTAGATGCGCAAGGCCGTCTCACGTACCGCGTCAACTACGACGGTCGGGCAATCGTGTCCTCTTCGGCGCTAGGCTTCGACCTTGATGGTCGGCAAGTCGGCACCAATACCACCGTGCAAAATGCCACCCGACGCACTGTAAACGAAACATTTGCGTGGCCGCTAGGGGAGAATGACCATATCCAAAACCAATACCAAGAGCTAGACCTAGCCCTGAAATCGGCGGGGGTAATGCTGCACTTGCTTGCCCACGTGTACGACGGCAGTTTGGCGTTTCGCTACGTGTTGCCGGCTCAAGCTGGCCTGAGTAAAGCTGTGATGCGCAAGGAAAGCACCGAGTTCAACCTCACGGATCTTTACTCTATCTACCAGTACCACCACGAGTCGGTGTTTACGCCAACGCGGGTAGATTCCTTAACCACAACCTGCGACTTCCCGGCCACGCTCGTCAGCGACAAAGCTTACCTAAGCATCGGGGAGGCTGCCAACGACAACTTTACCAAGGCCGAACTGCAACGCGGCAAGGCGCCGCGCAGCCTAGCCGTAGCCTTTGCCCGCGACACCGCCGTGCAGGTGGCCTTACCATTTCAAACACCGTGGCGTACCATCAGCGTGGCGCGCACGGCTATCGGCTTGCACCAGTTCAGTGAGTTGAACCTGAAGCTCAACCCCGCGCCCGCGGGTGGCGTGCCGTCCGGCTTGATGCCGGGCAAGGTGATGCGGGCCCAACTCAATACCCAAAGCGGGCTCGACTGCATCAACCTCGCTGCTCGCCTCAACTTCCGCTACATTCTGTTCGATGCCGGTTGGTACGGGCCGGAGCGTGCCCTTACCTCGGACCCGACCGTCGTGATTCCGGCCATTGACTTGCCGAAGGTGATTCAATATGGCAAGGAGAAAGGCATCGGTGTTCTGCTGTACGTCAACTACATCGGCCTGCAAAACTACCTCGACACCATCCTGCCGCTCTACAAGCAGTGGGGCGTGGCCGGGCTGAAATTTGGCTTCGTGGATGGCTTCTCCCAAAAGGGTGTTACGTGGCTAGCAGGCGCCATCAAGAAAGTAAACGCCGCCGGCCTGATCCTCAACATCCACGACAACTACAAGCCTACGGGCCTGAGCCGCACCTATCCCGCGTTGTTCACGCAAGAAGGCATCCGCGGCGACGAGAACAGCCCCGACGCATTTCACACCACCACCTTGCCCTTCACTCGCTTCCTGGCCGGGCCGGCTGATTTCACCTATTGTTACCCGAACGCCAAGAACAGCTACAGCAAGAACCTGAAGGTGAGCATGGCCCAGCAGCTCGCCCTAACGGTGGTGTACTTCAGCCCGTTGCAAGCCATTTTCTGGTACGGCCGCCCCAACGAGTACACCAACGACGCGGAGATTGAATTCTTCAAGTACGTGCCCACCGTCTGGAATGAGTCGCACTACCTAGCTGGGGAAATTGGACAAAATATCAGCGTGGCTCGCCGCCACGGCCAAACGTGGTTTGTGGGCAACGTGGCCGGAATGCAGCCGTGGCAAAGCAGCATCAAGCTTGACTTTTTGCTCAAAGGTGCCCACTACACGGCTACCGTGTACGAAGAGGACGGCCAGGGCAGCATTGCCAAACGAACGCTGGACGTGCAAAAGGGCGATGCTTTCGCCTTCAACCTGCCCGCCAAAAGTGGTCAGGCCCTTATCCTAGAAGCCAAGAAGAACCCATGA